The Hippoglossus stenolepis isolate QCI-W04-F060 chromosome 1, HSTE1.2, whole genome shotgun sequence DNA segment acgcatatttatatagtaagtacacctttagtaatttgtttttatactttatctttttctttcacaaatgttttaatgaatgttgcataagtgtgaattttgccaacctctacactgtcaagaactctgtatccttcaactttgctaactatctatatggtaattttggttatagttcttaatttaattgttaatcagagttccaaatttgtagttagtactttcatgagacttaatcaataaattgtctatctttttccttcatttgaagggtggtgccccgaggtaactttaatcaattaattatttaatattaatattcaatatttttttctgataaccaaatttattgaatgccccaaggcacaccattttatggtgtcacgtttaatgcattattgaaCAACACTACTCTCGATGCATCCACATGTTtcttgttgtcatggtgattaATTTGTTCTGTTAGAAAACAGTAATAAAAGTGAATTGTCTGGTGACCAACACGTCATCTCACTATAAACTAtttgtaaaatgacatttacattttaagaggATGTGAAGTATCTGGATTCTTCACAATTATTCAGTTTGCATTGGAAAATTTCCCCGGACCAATCACACGCATGGAAGATGCACACAGGCTTAAAACCACCGACCttaataaatattacattcaTGGATATCCCGGGATACTTTTGGCCCTGCAGTGTCAGAATTAAAATAATCTCAGTAATCCTCATTGTAATTCACTGGAGACTctgcaggagctgaggaggggTCTGTGCTCACTGAGGCCGCTGCACGTattctgcagaaaaacaaaaacctggaaACAGCCATTACAAAAGGGCAAATTTATTTAAAGCACTTACATAGAAAAATATGATTGATTTGAGTCAACAATAATAAATAGAGCGCCTGACTGTCCCCaggccctgtcagtacaacagTACAATCAATATCCAGTTTCACAATACAGCAAAGGCACTAGCATTTACCACAATCAACAACAAGTCAATGGAGGCGGCgtgggagggggcggggctcCGCAGGACACTCGTCATCAGAACACAAACTCAGAACGAGCCCACAGCCGTCACTCGTGTTCTGCCCCCGACTCTGATTCTCAGTGGAACTCAATGTGAATCACTGCTGTTTGGATGAAGGATTGTGAAATAAAGCGACGCTCTGATGGATGAAAAgatgatttttaaaagatgatacAGATGAAAAACTACAATAAAAGTGGATGTTAAAGCTGGTTTCCCCCCCGAGAGGCGACGACGTCCCATCAACATGACTGGcgatcaaaacaaaataaaccctTTGATGAACCTGCATTTACACAGAGATATGCTCAGATTCAGTTacttatataaatatgatttaaaaccatGGATTTGGATTCTTCGTCTTTCATGATCGACaacaatttatataaaatatcaacATGGTCGATGGGACGGACACAAACAAGATAGAATGCCCCCTTGTGGCTAGCTGCAGTACAGTTCGTAAAtcccgtctcctccatgttagcagattggacatggaccaaacaaaaaaagttgactcacactgatgttcaagttttcatgtttctaataagtttggttttaattagttatttaattaCCGGTGTTTAGAATAATATTTTTGattaaactgtttaaattatattatgtaATTATTGAGTTttataacaacatcttaggaatcatttgataaaatacatatttgacaagattcttggttttaaatgttttatatcaggAATGAAATTCATTAATCATTGATTCTGATACattctctgtgttttacttatggtgaaaataaatgattcccCTATCGAAtgataaatatatgaatgtattGCGAGGCCTTGATACCGTGGATTCACTCCAGTTTTGTACGGCAGGAGgatgtggagatgtgtcgtccatctttatttaaagtcactgatcgtctttatatacattattgttgttattattattgttattattaatattcagtATTCAAACAACCATTTAATTGTTTGATTTGGACTTAACTAAAAGACGGAGGGTTGTGGGAGGGGGGTTCAGTAGACGGCACATTCACCCAGTGAATCAGACACATAAAGAAACTAAAAGCTCCTGAACTTCTTCTCATTTCAACATCTTCATTCAGATCAACTCACTGTCACACGTCTGTGGTCGAGTTCAGTGTCGACTTATCTGATGAAAgatttttgtttccttcagacggatgaaaaaacaaaaagaacatgaTCACGTGCAGGAGGATCTGATTTCGACAATAAGCAGGAAGCATGTTAAAGACCACGCACACACGTGATGGATATTTAGGTCATATaatagaggagaaaaaaaaatatgattttcgTGAAAAATTATAACCAAAACATTGTCGGCAATTATTCATTGGTTTCGATTTActcaaaaaaaatgaaaagcatgaaATATGTAAAGTGATAAGGCTTAAATCTTTCTCCAGTTCGACTCCTCACACCGTCGTCTTCTGTGAAAACCACTCGGCTCCGTCTCAGTGTCTTTGAGTCGAGTGTCCAGATGTTTTGCACGTGGACGGACTGGATCATGTCTTCTGGAAAAAGCCCTGATTGTCAGAACAAATTGTAAGAATATGGTCATTTTCCCGATATAAAACGTGTCTGATCGGTGTGAACGCTCCGCTCCCCGATCGTCCCTTCAGCCCGCTCAGTCCTGCATTCAGGAAGTCCGCCGTCACCCCGTCCTGGACAAATCTTCTCTGCATCTCGTCGACTGGAGGATTAATCCACAGGAGCCCGCCATATTTCCCAAGGGGCTGTAAAGCTTTTCCATCATATTCGCACCAGGGCGTCACTATGGCCGACCGTGCGGCGCCGCGTCAGTACGTACCCGAGCTCCCAGAGCTTAGGGGCTGACGGACTCGGAACTCGCCAGCTCTCAGATGTTCCTCTGGGCGGTGAGGTACTTGAGAGCGGCCGAGCCGTACTTCCTGGACAGGTCCTGGTGGAACTCGTCCTTCAGAGTGTTCAGACAGTTGCGGTAACTGGAGCTGGAGCGGAACTTAGAGATGTCAAAGCTCGGAGCGTGAGGCATGTGGATCATGAAGGCGTTGGGAAGGACCATCAGGTCGTACTCCTGAGGAAAAtaagagaaattaaatcaaaatgaggaaaatgtaaCTTCTTCTCTCATCTCAGTAACAAATGTGCAGTTTTAGCCTTGATAAGGAAACGTTAAAGAAGGTTTGTGTAGTTCGATGGAGAAAACTAAATTTACATCACTGCTGGATTTCTCATCCGCTTCTGACACAAACCAGAATAAACTTCCTCACATAAAAAGAAAGAACCGTTTCCAGGGATCAATGTGACCTTTGAATTTCCACATCATCATCTATTTTCAGACATACCTGTGCATCCAGCTCCATGATGTGCGACACCTTGTTCCAGCCGAAGCCCACAAATCGCTGGTCGTACTCCGGACAGTCTCGTCTCACCACCACGTACGGTTCAAAGTCCGGCTCCCACTCCACCTTGTAGGGGGTGGTGGCTGTTCGCCATTTGGCATAGTTGGTAGGAGCGTGACCTTTGGGCCACACGTGATACCTGGAGAGGGCGGAGCGATTAAGGTTAAATGACGATCACATCATCGGTGTCTGGCACATTATTCCCACAATCCCCCAGAGCATGTACCTGAAGGTATAGAGAGTCCCCATGTCCAGCATGGAGAGCAGCTCAGCTTTGGATTTAGGGAAGGACAGACGGTAACGAAGCGTCTCGAACGCAGGAACCACCAGAGCCTTCTTAGTGTGCGCCATGTCCAGCTGCACCACGGACTTCCTGTACGGAGCAAACAGACGGCGAGGAATGAGTTTCAGACGAGTACGATGAGAAGGGTTTGCATAAACTGCACCTCTATAAAGTGCGAGCAGAAacagtgcagctgctgctcttaCCTGAGGTAATCGTAGAGGCCGTACATCGGCAGGAAGTCCACGTCAGTCAGGAACACGTATGGCGTGTTGGCATTCTTCAGCGCCACGTTCCTCACCAGGTTGACCGGGTAGAACTGTCCCTCCTTGTAGACGATGTGGTATCCGACATTTTTGCGGTTCTTGAGGACCTCGGAGGCCTGAGCGTAGCGCAGGAACTGCTGAGCCTCAGCGTCGGACATGTAGAGCGCCAGGCTGATGGGACCTTCCCAGTGTTTGCAGATGGCCTCCAGCATCtgcagcctgcagggggcgcacAGAgattaaatttacatttactgttGAGAAAATAAGAATTTTAGAGGCTGTTCTAGAGCTTTCAATCATAGCACATGgtcttcctcagctgatggTGTTTAGCTTTCTAGTAAACTTATCTTATCCTGAGGCCAAACAAAGAACTGGTGCATTGGCGCCACCCACTGGTGGAGTGTTGCCTACATAACGTTTGAAACAGGTGACGTGTGGTCGGGTTACCTGTCCATGGAGAGCTGGGCCACCAGCGTGATGTCAGTGTCGTCCTCTGCAGGCGTGTACTCGTACTGCAGGAAGTAGAGGTGCACGCGGTGAACGGTGAGACGCTCCCGCCGGAAGTCGTAACATTGATCGTCCtcgtccagctcctccagagccgCCTGCAGCTGGGGAGACAGGACGAAGCTCAAAGCTCTGATGAACCAATTTCAAagttaaagtaaatgtaaagtaaattCACAGGAtgaacttctctctctctctcctcctcgttttacttttttaaataaatctctgTCAGTCAAACTACACTCAGCCAATTAAACCAATTACATTCATTTGGATTGTCATCGAGATTAGACCACCCGAAGCACTGCGTTACCATAGCAACCACACTCCTGTTGTGCAGTGACAAAGCAAAGTGACTTCCTGTCAAACAGTCATGTTACAGCCTGAGTTCAGCATTAGAGCAGCTCAGTATGAACCACCCTGAGAACCTCTCTCTacaaatatacatgtacataaatataagTACGGTGCATacgtgttcgtgtgtgtgtgtgtgtgtgtgtgtgtgtgtgtgtgtgtgtgtgtgtgtgcgcgtctaACCTGGACGCTCTGCGGACCGGCCTGACTCGGGCAGCCGAACAGCTCTCGTCTCAGCAGGTTTCCGTCGTACTCCAGGAAGGTCAGATAAAGGTTCCTGAAAAACTCCACGTGTTTGTTCTTCACACGAAGCTTCTTCGGAGAGTTCCAGTGGATCACCTGAGAGCAGAGGTCACACAGGGAactaagtacttttactttacttactttcAACATTACGTTCTTACTCGCAACCGTTTCAGGTGTTTGAGTTCTTACAGGAACACACTGaactctggtgtgtgtgtgtgtgtgtgtgtgtgtgtgtgtgtgtgtgtgtgtgtgtgttaccttgagGTCCGACACCTCGGTGTAACACTGCTCGGAGCGAGTGTGATCAGACAGCTGGACGTTCCAGAAGCAGGGCAGCTGGTGGACCAGCACCGGGTTCTGCTTGATGAAGGCGTTGAAGATGTCCTGAACACAGAGGACGGAACTGACACAGTTAACAGCTGCTCCTCTGGTTCTACTGGGTGTGTGGACTGGTTCTGTATGTGGACTGGTTCTGGTTCTGTATGTGTACTAGTTCTGTATGTGGACTGGTTCTGTATGTGGACTTGTTCTAGTTCTGTGTGGACTAGTTCTGTATGTGGACTGGGTCTTTGTGTTGACTAGTTGTGGTACTATATGTACCGATTCTGGTTCTGTGTGTTCCGGTTCTGGTTCTGTATGTGGACTGGCTCTGGTTCTGTGTGTGGACTGGTTCTGGTTCTATATGTGGACTAGTTCTGGATCTGTAGACTAGTTCTGGTTCTTATTGGACTGGCTCTAGTTCTGTGTGACTAGTTCTATGTGGACTGAGTCTTTGTGTTGACTAGTTGTGGTACTATATGTACCGATTCTGGTTCTGTGTGTGGACTGGCTCTGGTTCTGTGTGTGGACTGGTTCTGGTTGTTCACTGGTTCTCTGGTTCTACTGGgttctgtgtgtttactggTTCTGTATGTGGACTGGTTCTGTATGTGGACTAGTTGTGGTTCTGAGTGTGGACTGGTTTTGTATGTGGAATGGTTTTGGTTCTGTGGTCACTGGTTCTCTGGTTCTACTGGGTTCTGTGTGTGGACTGGTTTTGTATGTGGAATGGTtttggttctgtgtgtgtaccGGTTCTGAATCTATAGTACCGGATCCATACTGGTTTGTACTGAACTTAAAAAGATTAAATCTATATGATAAACATACATCCTCATTAACAtgttgaaccccccccccacacacagtaaattaaaCGTGTTTTGTCTCCGGTGGTCGGACGTGTCTCTGACCTGATCAGCGAGCGACGTACTGAGCATGCTCAtcagctctctctctgccgTCAGACGCCACATCTGCTCCCAACCGATTCTCCGCAGCCGCTCCAAGTAGAGGAGGATGACgcctgcaggagaaacacaggaaaccTCAAACCCGGTAATGAGGCCTCAGGACACGACAACCGATACTTTACCAATAATCAGTATTTTATTGATGAGTCTGTTTGTGTCATATTTAACGTGTTTTTCAGCCACAGGATCTGAACAGTCACCTGTGTTGAAGCCTCGGCCCAGTGCCGGCCACGGCTTGTGGTTTTTCCACAGGTTCCCCAGGTACCAGTCGCTCTGGTTCTCCACCAGACCGATCACCTGTTTATCTGCcgaaaaatacataaatcacaTAAAATTAACTTCACAGCTTTTGTGAAAACTAACTAACTTGATTCAATAACATGAGAAATTATCTCATGCAACTCAGTCTCtgttggatttcttttttattattatttagtattaATTGTTCATCAATCAAGTAAAATCAATGGCTTGGTTTTAAATCACCGGTTTTCCTCTGTGCTAATTTGCCGTCGCTGCAAAATTTAAACCGTCACTGCTTCAGGATCCGGACAGAAGCAAGTTCGACCTGGTTGTCTTGTGCCGGAGTCTTCTGTCAAAGTATCCTCCCTCCGCCACAAGCAATAACTGACTCTAAACATCAACGCTAATCTCCTCCCAAAACTcgaaaataaagtcaaatacaaGATATAATAAagtgtatgtacatgtatataagAGAAGTTGGTGTTAGCACTACCTAGCTAGAGTAACAACATCATGACGGTTCTTTAAGAGCCAACAGAGAAGCTGCTTGAGGAGGAATCTGAtcgtttgtttgtgtattgtttgtatttcaCTAATTTCCACCAGACTTGACTGTTACTTACATACATTTTTGGCAGGACTGtagatttcattatttcactttttaagcTATGACAAACAAACCACTGGCTGCTTTCTTACACTATAAAATCACGAGTAGGGTTGTTCCACCTTGGTTAAGATATTCTCGTTTTATAAAGCGAATTAAACTCTCACCTGTAAACTTCCTGAAAATGCCCCAGAGCTCGGCGATGTCGGTGGCGAAGGTGATGTCCGTGTCCAGGACGATGACCTTTGACAGGTCGGAGGGCAAAGCTTTGGTTAGCGTCAGCTTCATCAAGCCGTAAATACCTGAGTAGTGTTTGTTGGGTATCCACGACACCTCGGACTGAAACGACAGGAAAACGTGTGTCAGGTCATTTTCACTGTAAATCTTCAGCTGGTTAGTTTCCATTATATATAGATCAATATTTATCAAAGTGTCATTGCAGTGACTGTGTGGTTCGTTATATATGTGCAGGGTTCACATGGTTAACACAACATTCAGCAGATTTAGGATTTTTCTTTATCCCAATCCGCAAATAATGTCTTTGAATTAATTCTCTTGATTCAGAGTAATTGGATCTGCATAAGTGCATCATCTGCAAATATAATCGTCTTAGAGTCGGAGCCGTTTCTCTGCTTTAATGCGACTTAATGGAAACTGAAGTGAGCGAGAGCAGGTCGAAGCATCTGACAACACAAAGGACTCATTGTTCAGCACAAACACTGTGAGGGCGGAGAATGTGATGATGTGAGGGATGGAGACGCAggtctgagacacacacacacacacacacacacacacacacacacacacacacacacacacacacacacacacacacacacacacacacacacacacacacacacacacacacacacacacacacacacacacacagttccctGTGAGAGCACATTCATCAGATTTACGTTCACAGACGCAGTTTGGTGTTTTTGTGCTGAAGTGTCTCTTGACTTTGGGACAAAAGTGTTTCTCCAGCTCATCCATTGTTGTCGTCAGGTGAAAACCTTGAAACTGCCTTTGTGCTGATTGTCCAGCTTTAACTgtctttgataaaaaaaattacctcACGGCCTTAAAACGTCTTGAAGACTTTCTCCTACGAGTCCATGAATCAGAACACGAGTGTATTTTGTGTCTCTCTACAACATTAGAAATGGAACCGTGATAAAAAGTACGCTGCGACCATGATATGGTTTAGTTTTGCTAAAAGGAAAAAGATTGAATCATGATTGAACATATCGAGGTTCAGAAACATTATCAGAAAAAGTtagatttgactttattttgtgATCACAGCTCTATTTAATCCGTCAGTTGATATTTCAATGACTCTTTGTCTACACTGGACtgttgctgcagcttctgcggttttgtttttttcacctcagcctactcctcttcctcagttcATCTCTCTGAGGCATGAATACATGAATGAATTAGAATTAAGCAGGAGACTTTTTGGCAGAATCAAGAGGGAAAAAACTGAAGAAGGAGATTTGGATAAAGTGAATGAGATGATGAAGTGTTTGTGAGTCACAAAACAATGTTATCTTTCTGTCTTTGCGTGTGAAGCACCTCAGGTCAGACTCATTCAAATCTGCGGTGATACTCGTGTTGCCCTTCATTCTGGTGACCGCTAACCCCCCAGCACTGACGCCAGGTTGTTATTTCTGAACCAGAAAAGTTTGTCCATAACAAGGTGCACGGTCAAAAACTAATGACTAGACTTCTATGGGGCTGAATATCAAATATCCCTGGTCCCCGGAGCAAGAACCCTGATAATGTCAGTGAGCTTTCATCGTGACATTTATCAGGGAGTTACATTCATGAACAGTTAGTTCTATGTCTGAGCAGTTTATCATCATCGAGTATCAGTAGCTGAGAGCCCCAATTCAAGATGGCCGATGGTGGTTTCCATACATATTGCTCAGGTACTAGAAATACTGCACTGCGGTTGAATGCCTCCGCCAACCAAGAGGCCAAAGCCGTTGTGATGtgaccgtgacctttgacctttgaccaccaaaatataatcaCTTAACCCGTGAGTCTAGGTGAACATCTGGGCCAAATCTGTAAGAATTCCcttgaggtgttcctgagatttcacattcacaaggcaaacaagCGCTCTTGACCTTTAACCGCCAAAAtggaatcagttcatccttgagtccgaGTGAGTGTTTGTTCCTGAGAGCTTTAACAACCGTCTGTGATCTGAGACAAGGACTCGAGCGCTGACCTCCTGGTTTAGAATCATGGAAGCGTGTTTTCCGTCCTGATTTCTCTGACTCTGATCTTTGTCGGAGGTGACGCTCCTCTGTCTCCGTATCCTCTCAGCTCGCTGCTGCAGATTTTCTTTGATGTGGTAAACGTGGGATTTGACTTTGACTCAGTTTGTCcgaacacagagcagcagcatgcgtgtgcgtgtgtgtgtgtgtgtgtgtgtgtgcgtgttgtccTCTGTTACCTTGAGTTCGTCTGCGTCGTAGAAGCTGACTTGTACAGACGGGACCATCCAGGACTGGAAGAGGGAACTCAGGATACGATTGGCGACTGTGTCtgtgatgaaatgaaagtgCAGCGGATTTCTcctgagaaacagaaagaaaaagacgtGTCAGACGTGCGGAGAAGAAAGAGGTCGTTGGTTACTGACAACATCTGTCGTCTTTAGTTGTTCTTCCTAGTTCATAGAGAATATGTTGATGTTCTGTTTTATAAAATCCCATGAAAAGGCctgaaatatgtttaaaatacGACAAATCTAATCCacaaagcagctgcagctgaggtCAAATATAGGAAAACGTCACTAA contains these protein-coding regions:
- the large2 gene encoding xylosyl- and glucuronyltransferase LARGE2s isoform X1, whose translation is MNLLCRGRLKLLVASLTAVVLLTWLYLLAGNLENGRSLLLAPCLADTPAAQVLERAVLESRVREVEEENRQIRLQLSQSQGAAAQQPDGNYGNQQWGASADTGPEDGDNTAEEKNNHTECPRSPTVQKCELIHVACVCAGHNASRDVVTLVKSVLFHRRNPLHFHFITDTVANRILSSLFQSWMVPSVQVSFYDADELKSEVSWIPNKHYSGIYGLMKLTLTKALPSDLSKVIVLDTDITFATDIAELWGIFRKFTDKQVIGLVENQSDWYLGNLWKNHKPWPALGRGFNTGVILLYLERLRRIGWEQMWRLTAERELMSMLSTSLADQDIFNAFIKQNPVLVHQLPCFWNVQLSDHTRSEQCYTEVSDLKVIHWNSPKKLRVKNKHVEFFRNLYLTFLEYDGNLLRRELFGCPSQAGPQSVQLQAALEELDEDDQCYDFRRERLTVHRVHLYFLQYEYTPAEDDTDITLVAQLSMDRLQMLEAICKHWEGPISLALYMSDAEAQQFLRYAQASEVLKNRKNVGYHIVYKEGQFYPVNLVRNVALKNANTPYVFLTDVDFLPMYGLYDYLRKSVVQLDMAHTKKALVVPAFETLRYRLSFPKSKAELLSMLDMGTLYTFRYHVWPKGHAPTNYAKWRTATTPYKVEWEPDFEPYVVVRRDCPEYDQRFVGFGWNKVSHIMELDAQEYDLMVLPNAFMIHMPHAPSFDISKFRSSSSYRNCLNTLKDEFHQDLSRKYGSAALKYLTAQRNI
- the large2 gene encoding xylosyl- and glucuronyltransferase LARGE2s isoform X2; the protein is MNLLCRGRLKLLVASLTAVVLLTWLYLLAGNLENGRSLLLAPCLADTPAAQVLERAVLESRVREVEEENRQIRLQLSQSQGAAAQQPDGNYGNQQWGASADTGPEDGDNTAEEKNNHTECPRSPTVQKCELIHVACVCAGHNASRDVVTLVKSVLFHRRNPLHFHFITDTVANRILSSLFQSWMVPSVQVSFYDADELKSEVSWIPNKHYSGIYGLMKLTLTKALPSDLSKVIVLDTDITFATDIAELWGIFRKFTDKQVIGLVENQSDWYLGNLWKNHKPWPALGRGFNTGVILLYLERLRRIGWEQMWRLTAERELMSMLSTSLADQDIFNAFIKQNPVLVHQLPCFWNVQLSDHTRSEQCYTEVSDLKVIHWNSPKKLRVKNKHVEFFRNLYLTFLEYDGNLLRRELFGCPSQAGPQSVQAALEELDEDDQCYDFRRERLTVHRVHLYFLQYEYTPAEDDTDITLVAQLSMDRLQMLEAICKHWEGPISLALYMSDAEAQQFLRYAQASEVLKNRKNVGYHIVYKEGQFYPVNLVRNVALKNANTPYVFLTDVDFLPMYGLYDYLRKSVVQLDMAHTKKALVVPAFETLRYRLSFPKSKAELLSMLDMGTLYTFRYHVWPKGHAPTNYAKWRTATTPYKVEWEPDFEPYVVVRRDCPEYDQRFVGFGWNKVSHIMELDAQEYDLMVLPNAFMIHMPHAPSFDISKFRSSSSYRNCLNTLKDEFHQDLSRKYGSAALKYLTAQRNI